The genomic window TGCTTGATTTATAAGCAAAAAGCTCATAAATTGTGAGCCCTTACACGATACTGGCAAAAAGGGGATTGGATACTTTTCATATCATTCTGTTGATTATGGGTTGACATATTTTGCGGTATACGATAACATGCTGACAGCAATAAAATAAAGAGAAAAAAGCAATACTTTAGTTCTTTGAAAAATTAACAAGCGATTTTGCAAGCAAACCCAGAAGGCGTTTTCACCATAAGGGCATTTTTTGCGCTAGCCAGAAGATTTTCCACTGGATTGATTCTTTGTAATTCAGCAGAACGAAGCAGAGACATAAGGATGGCCTGTGTCTTAGCGCCATCCTCAGAGCGGTTCTGCTGTGAGACCTTTCTGGTCAATACTGGCTTTCGCATCTGTTGCTCAGCATGGTTGTTATAGGGACTGACATCCTCATGTTCCAGGAACGTAAAGAGTTCCTGTTTATGGCGGTTCAGGCGTTTGGTCAATCTTTGTGCATCTTTGTGCATCTTTATCCTGGCAGGGTGTTGCCAAAAACTGTTCAAGCCTGCAATACAGTCTATTTTTGAGCCTGAGAAAGCATGCCGGGTTTATCTGGTGCTTTTTCTCGGATAGCCGGATGGCATCCCTGAGTAATCGGGAGAGTTTTCTCCTGAAACTTTTCCATGAGACAGAATGGTTGTAGGTGTCTACTTTCACGAGTTCCGTAAAGAGATGATAGAAACACCGCTGCTTTGCCAGTGCGCTTGTCTTGTTATAAGCGCCCCAGAAGTCGCAGATCAGGATGCCCTTGAAGAGTCTGCCTAAGAACCTTTTTATGACAGGCGACCCCCGATTCCGTGTTATAAGGTAGTAGCAGAGGGTTTTGGTGGTAAAACACCATAACCAATGGGTTTTTCCATTCAACCGCCACCCGGTTTCATCTGCGTGCAAGACGGCGCTGGTAGAGACCTTTTGTCCAATATCGTTATACTGTGGTTCCAGGAGTGTTGCAAGAGCCTTCCAGGCCTGGGTTAAACCACCGGCGCTTACGTGAAGATTGAAAAATACGGAAACCATCTTTACAAGGTTGTTTACACTGATACCGACTACGTAATGAAGCCAGGCGGTAAAGACAACGAGGCGCAATCCGAGTCGGGCGTTTGGCAAGGCATCGGTGAGCGCGGGCTGAACGATCTTTTTGCAACAAGCACACCAGTAGCCATGAACCGTATGTTCCGTCACGACAGGGTCGACCCGGGGGATATCCTCGATGTATCGCTTATACGTTCTCACCGGCTTTTGTAATGACTGCTGGCAGTCAGGGCACCTCTCCAGGGTATGTGTCTTATAGGCAGTTATGGTTTCCGGTCGTCTTCGGGAAACCCCCTTATGTCCTGGTTTTCTGCCACAAGGTCGTTTTCTCTTTTTACGGGTAGGCTTGAGATAAGGTGGCGTCATGCCCGAAGGGGTAGTTGGGCTTGGTTTATCGCAGAGTCGGTCATACTTCTCTGCCTTCCCGGCCAGTATCAGGATGACTTGAATCGCATCCTCTCTGTTCATCTCCAGGATGGCTCGGGCTTCATCCCTGGTCATGAGCAAGAAGCCTCCGGAAATTTTTCTCAAGAGGATACAGGTAGAGTTCCTTCGTCTGGCCATGATACCGATAGGTATTGCCCCGTTTTGCACTGCCTTTGGTTTTTCCTACACGGAGCCAATTAGCTGCCTGATAGCAAGTGCCTTGAAATCGCGCGGTATCAACAAAGGTCTCCGCCAAATACACGGGATGTCCGTAGACAGCTTCCCAGTCATCTGACAAACGCTTGAGGGCAAGGGATAATACCTTGGATGCAAGGTGTTTGACCGTAACCCAGGGGGGAATGAGGAATCGCACGTTACTGGCAATTAAATGCAAGTGGGTGCGTTTGGTGGTCTCATCCCATCCGATGAAACGGTCACGGTCTTTGACCTTCCATGCTGCGCTTGCCCATCCAAGACAGGCAACGACCTGATTGCCGATATGTACGATGTGCCTGACGTGTTCGCCAACAAGCCGGGGACATCCGAGGTAGTGGTAGTGATAGAGGAGATAACCCCAGAGGTAACTCTCTTGAGGGTCTTTTACCACCTGGATCGTCGGGATTTCATACCCGGTGATAGTGCCTCCCAGTGTGCTTTTGACAAAAAGGGGTATCTGATCAAATATCTTAGGTTTCAGATTGTTTTTTGGTCGTATGCGGCCTGGAAGCGCTACCAGGCCCTGTTCTTCCAATCGCAGAAGGAGGTCTCGTGCCGCGTATTCTTTCAGCTTGCCATTGGGCTGCACCCAGTTCCAACTTTTGCAAAGTTCACGGGAAATATAACTCCGCCCTTTGAGAAAATAACTATCAATGAGCGCCTTGATAAAGGCTATATCGTCTGTATGCAGTTTCCGTGAACGGTATTGGAATAGTATAGGCTTCATAAACAGGTTCCTTTTCTCTGAAGCCTTTTATACCACAAAGGGAAAACTGACGCCAGCTTTTTTGTATCTTAACGCCCTGATGGTTAAAACGCCTTCTGGGTTTGCTTATAAAATCGCTTGTTAATTTTTCAAAGAACTAAAGTGTTACGCTTTTATCAATCTTTGCGGCAGAATATAACTGGAGGTGTGTTGTGACAATTATTTATTGTATCGGTGGTATAATTTCTCTTCTTTTATTTATACTCAAGATGTTCATAAAATGTGAATTTTAAATTGATAATAAGGTGGCATGGACAAACTCTGTTTGTCCGTGTTGAACTACTATGAATCACAAATTGTGAGCCTGTGGAGTATATCTATCTCTTGATAGCGCTCCTCAAGCCGGAGGTCTTTTCATGAATTGGAACAGTGTTATTCAAGTCGCCATTTTTCTTGCCACAGTCATTTTGTTAGCTAAACCGCTGGGGACATACATGGCACGCGTATACGAAGGAAAATCTGCGGGTCTCAATGTAGTACTGGGACCTCTGGAACGTTGGATATACCGGCTTTCAGGAATAGAGACGGAAACAGGCATGTCATGGAAAGGATACGCCGTGGCGATGATGCTGTTTAATGGTATCGGCATAGTGGTAGTGTATACCCTTCAGCGTCTTCAGGCATATCTGCCTTTAAATCCCATGTCCATGCCAGGCGTTGCCCCGGATTTGGTTTTTAATACCGCCGTTAGTTTTGCAACGAATACGAATTGGCAAAGTTACGGTGGTGAGACGACACTAACCCGACTTTCGCAATTCGAGGGGTATACAACCCGCTAAGCCAGGAAAATCAAGGGGTCGTGTAAAAAGGTCGGCACTACAGGCCGACCTGCCCGGATACGTAAACCTTGGGCGGCGGTTGTTCAGGAAGCGTTAATCCCAACTGCGCCAAAAGGAGTAAAACGTCCTTCTCCGGCTGGGTATAACGGCTCATGACAATATGACGGCCATCCGTGGTCGGTAAATGAACGTCTATCATTTGAATGCCCGACAGTTTTTCCAAAATCGCTTCAGACGTCAGCCCTCCGGCCCTCCCCCGCGCAAGATTGCGCAGTGTCGTGTGGAGACAAAAAGCCAAAAAGGAAACAAAGATATGGGCTTCAATTCTCCGTTCCAATTGATGCCATAGGGGGCGGACGGAAAGAGACCCCTTCAAGTCCTTAAATGCCTGTTCTATCCGTGTCAACAGCAAATAATTTTCCCAGACGGTTTCTGGCGCGGTGGCCTGCATGTTGGAACGAAGCAAATAACGCCCCTCGCGCCGATACGCCTGCCTCAGATGTTCCCGATCCAAACTGAACCGGAACGTATTCTCATTGACCGGTTCCTGCGGTTTGGGAATGGAGATCGTGACCAGTCTGTAGTCTCGTCCGGCTTCTTTCTTTAACGCGCCAATATGCATGAGCAGGTCATCGCGCGTGAGGGCTTTTCGATTGCGAAGTTCGCGCAGACCCATCCACAAACGTCTGAGTCTGCGCCTACGCATGGCACGCTCCTTAGACACCCGGTCATGGCTTTCCACGTAAACGTAAAACTCCGATTCCTGCCGAAGAACTTTCACGCGGACGCTCTCCCTCGCCCGCATCCAGGTTTGTTCGAGTAGCGGTTTTTCTACTCTCGTCAAATGCCCCTTCGGAGTCCCAACCAAATAATCAATCCCGCGCTCACGCATCTTTTCCAACATCTCCTCCGTTGGAATACCGCGATCCATAAGCCAGGTGCGCCGGAATTTCCCATACTGCTTTTCAATCCGATCCAGAAATTCCTCCAGCGTTGCGGCGTCTCTGGTATTGCCCGGATACACTTCGTAGGCAACGGGAAATCCTTCCGGCGTTAACACCAATGCCACTACCACCTGCACGCAATCCGAACGTTTGTCCCGGCTATATCCAAACCGTTTCTTACTCCCCGATCCAGTCGGAGGTGGGTCACTTTCAAAATACGTACTCGTCAAATCATACAGCAGTACATCGTACTTCGCCCCAAAGAGCTTGCCCCACTTCTCCTTTAAATAGGCAAACAGCTCGTCCCGATGCTCAAGCAACAAATCCAAACAACGATACGCCTTGTCCTTCTGCGCCAGGGAATAATCCTCTCCCAGCAGATCGCCTATTGCGCTGCGCACGTACCACTCACGGTGAAAACGAAATTCGCTTCCCGGATCGATCAACCGGTAACAGACAAGCGCCTTCAGTATATTCAACCAGCTTGTCCCCTTCCGGCTTGACGGCAGACGCATCCTCCAGAATGTGTCCAGTTCCAGCATATTCCATACATACAATCCCAACCAGCTTGCTCCCCACTCCCGTGGATGGCGCAGCTCTATTTTGTCCAACCTCACCCGAACTGTCTCACCATCCGGTATCGGCATGGCTTCCCGGTCATCCGGAAACAATGCCAGTTGTCTTGGTTTCGGTTCTTTACCCGACACCGCCTCTATCGTCCGAATCCACCCAGCCCGTTGATTGTCATTGAGTTCTCCCAAATAGAGAACCTGCCGTTGCACCACCCTTCTTCCGCTGACCCGGCGGTTCTCTACCACGCTCCAATAACGGTGGGTTTTCCCATCTTTCGTTCGTGTCTTTTCCCGGAGAAACATGCGAGCATTTTCGCACTTCCTCCTGCATGCGTCAAGAGGGTAGGTCGGCACTACAAGCCGTTTTGAAAATTCACCCCTTGAATATCACGGGTTTCCTGGCGACTCTTGCCCAAAAATAAACTTTTTTGGGCGCGAATTGCGAAAGTCGGGCTAAGCTGTCTGACTCGAATGGCCGGATTAACCGCGCAGAATTTCGTGTCCGCCGCCACCGGTATGGCTGTCCTTGTGGCATTGATCAGGGGATTTATCCAAAAAAAGTCCGACACTATAGGAAATTTTTGGGTGGATCTGAGATGATTTCAACATTATTAGCTGATGAGCAGATGGAAGCTGAAGAAAAGACAAAGATTGTTAAGCAGATTCATTCCGAAGTGGAACAGTTAAATGCCCTTTCTGCTGAGTTGCATAACATACTTAAATTACGATCGAATGTTATTCCGAATGAAGGAAAACCTGCAAAACTTTAATATCGAAGGATGAAATTTTAAGCCCAGCATAAAACTCACATTTTGTGGGCATCCTGAGTAGATCTCAGGGAATCGTGTGTAAACGGGCATTTTTTAAGAGATCTTCTTCGTCTCTTTCGATCTGCGACTTGAGTTCCTCGGAGGTAGTAAACGGCATCTCGTCCCGTATTTTAAAGAGGAATTGAACCTCGAGGTTTTGTCCGTAAATATTCTCATGAAAATCAAGAATATGCACTTCGACCTCCAGTCTTTCGTCTTCACCCGTGAATGGTTCCCTGGCAAAGGTTGGCCGCATGCCGATGTTGGTCAGCGCGAGGTAGTCATGTCCTGCCCAGCACAGCTTTGTTCCGTAAACACCCCGGGGTGGCCTCACCTCATGATGTAAATCCAGATTCGCAGTAGGGTACCCAAGGGTTTTTCCCCTGCCTGACTTCCTCACGACCGTGCCCAGGATGGAAACAGGTCTGCCAAGCATCCGTTCGGCAGTTTCCAGTTCCCCGTTTAAAATAGCTTGGCGGATTGCCGTGCTGCTAATTACCCGTCCCTGATACATTGCCGGCGGACATTCATATACCTCAAAGCCATAGGTAGCAGCCAGACGGCGAACCAGATGGATATTGCCCTCGCGGTCTCTTCCAAAGCGGCAGTTGAATCCCAGGATAATGCACTTTACTCCCAGCCAGCCAACCATGATTTCGCGGATGAAATCTTCTGCGCTTATGTGCGCAAAGGTTTTGTCAAAGGGAATGACAACCGTATGATCCACCCCCAGATTGCTGAACAATTTCAATCGATGCTCCAGCGAGGTGATAAAAGATGGCGGCCTGTTTTCAAGGACGTTTTTGGGATGGCGGTTGAAGGTAATGATTACTGACTCGCCATGCTTCGTTAGGGCATGATGCAGCACCTCTTCTATAATCCTTTTGTGTCCCCGGTGAACGCCATCGAACATTCCAATCGTGGCAACAGGGTAAGGAATCTTTCTGGTCAAGGTCTTTACGCCGTAAATCGTTTCCAATGCAGCTTCCTTTTTGCTTCCCTGGTAAACAAGGCCTGTTACCCGCAGGGCTTGATTCTATTGGAATTTCGTGTAGAGTTCCATGTGCCGGCTCAGATCATTTTGCCAGTCGGTCATGAAAGATTCTTGCTTTTCGTATAAGTAACGTTGCGTTACCGCCTCTTTGTTTTTTTCAAACGCCGTTTTATCGGCAACCTTTTTATCAACCACCTGGATAATGTAGCATGCCTTTTCCCCGGCGGTTTCCACCGCAATTCCGCGCTGATCCGGCTTCAGTTCAAATCCCTTTTTCGCCACATTCGGCCGGTCTGCTTTGAGCGCTTCGATATATCGCGAGTCCTTATTAAAAAGCTTCATGGGACGGTTTAGGTAGTTTGTTTCACAAACCGGGACGTCTTTGAGTCCGACTTCAGTCTTCACAGCTTTCACCATGTCTTCGAAGACGGTTTTTGTGGAAGCTCCTGCGTATTTTTCAGCGATTTCCTTTGCCTTCAGAAGGCCCTTTTCGGCTCTGAGATCGCTGCTTACCCTGTCCCGGATCTCTTCCAGAGGGGGCGCTGCCGCCGCCTTTTTGTCAGTGACCTGGAAAATAACCTTGCCTTCTACAAAATCGAGCGGAATGGAGGCCTCATGTTTATCCCGGTCAAATGCAATCTGAACCAACTGGTCAGAACCCGGCAACACCTCGAACAGATCGTTTTCCGTGAGAAATTCGTCGTTCGATTTCTTGCTTTTTGGTATTTCATAAGCGACGTTATATTTCTGTGCCAGGTCTTTAAAGCCAGGGCGTTCGGCCTTGTCCATGGTTTCGTATATCTCTTCATCCAGTTTGTTCATAATTTCAGCAGCCTTTGCCATGGCCTTTTGTCTGGCGAGTGTCTTTCGAATGTCTCCTTGTGCCTCGGCAAAGGTTTTGTATGTGGTAACGGTTTTTTGTTCCTGAGCCTTGTTTGCTGCAGACGACTCCTTCTCTTCCTTTTTCACGGTTTTCTTTTCTGCCGGAGATTCTTCTTTGACGGTAATCTTAAACTGTGTCTCTTTATTGTCTTCATAATATTTTTTCATTTCTTCATCGGCAACCGGCACGTGTTTCTCCATATCGGTGTATCGTGCAATGAGGCATTCCAGCTTTACCCGTTCAGGGAATTTATATCCGGGGTTTTCAGCATCTTCGCTGGCGGCGTTATCCTTGTGCTTTTCATAAAAGGAGCGGATTTCATCTTCCGTTATATAAACCGAATCCACAAAATCTTTCGCCTTTAAGGTAAGCACCTTGAGCTTTACCTGCTCGTTTTCCAGGGAATACCTCTGCCAGGCTTCGTCCGTAGTCATCTTTACCGACATCCGGATCAACGAGTCCAGCTTCTCTACCAGGATAGCTTCACTCAGGGTGCGTGCTATCTGCTCCTGATTCAGCCTGAAATTCGCGCAGAGAAAATGAAGGAGCCTTGTCCGGTCGAGATTCTCGTTTCCGCCAAATATCTGAAAGGCAAACCGTTGAAGCCCTTCGTCGATCTCCTGCATCGTTACCGTGAGTCCCATATGTCTTGCCTTTTCAACGTACATCAGCTGTTTCCAGACCAGCGAAACGATCGATTCATTTGCCTGAGGGAAGAATAATCTTTGCCACCGACTCAGCATCTCTGCAAATTCATTCTGCGTAATCTTCCGGCCAAATGCCCTTCCGATCGGTTTTTTCGGGATCATTTCCATCGCAGAATAACTAATGCCCCACACGCACATAGCAAAGATCATGACGATATAAACCGTCTTTTGATGCCTTCTGAACCAAGAACTCGAGACCATATCTCCCTCTTAATTGAATTTATTACCCCGGTGACAATGAAAAAAATAAAATAAAGTTCCATTTTATATGCAAGAGTAATAATTATCAAATGGTTTTTTGTAATTTGTTTTTCGCCCCGTTCTGCAAAAACTACCTTTTTACTTAAAATTAGAATTAATCGATTTTAGCGCAGAAATGTCTTGACACGATTTCCAAGCTCTGCTTAAATTTGCACTTTCAGGTTTTTGAGGTTTTTATAGATGGCCAAAGCTAAGAAAAATATGGTAATTGTTGAATCCCCTGCCAAGGCGAAGACCATTGGGAAGTATCTCGGTTCGTCCTTCTTCGTCTGCTCATCAATGGGACACGTCCGCGACCTGCCCGAAAAAAAGTTGTCCGTCGACATCGAAAATAATTTTACTCCGGAATATAAGATCATCCCGAGCCGGAAAAAACTTATCTCAGAGTTGCTGGCTGGTGCAAAGAAGGCGGACGCGATCTACCTGGCATCCGATCTTGACCGCGAGGGAGAGGCGATTGCATGGCATTTGACCCAGGCGCTGGGAATCCCTGACGAAAAGGCAAAGCGGGTTACGTTTAATGAAATTACAAAAGACGCCATTCTGGAAGCCTTTAATCACCCGAGTTCTATCAATATGGCAAAGGTGAATGCCCAGCAGGCGCGGCGGATCCTCGACCGGATTGTTGGTTACCAGATAAGCCCCCTCTTATGGAAAAAAATCTCAAAAGGGCTCAGCGCTGGCCGGGTTCAGTCCGTGGCAGTCCGCCTTATTGTGGAGCGTGAAAGGGAAATCAGGGACTTCAAGCCACAAGAGTACTGGAAGATCACTGCCGAATTAAAAACGATTGCAGGGGAGAAGCCCGGGGATGCCAAAACCTTTAAGGCCATCCTGCAAAAGCTTAACAATGAAACTATTGAAATAAAGAATGAGCCACAAGCCACGGATATTGTCAGCGAACTTCAGAAGGCAGGGTATAGTGTCGCTAACGTAAAAAAACAAACGAAACGCAATAACGCCCCTCCGCCCTTTACGACCAGTCTTTTGCAGCAGCAGGCATCCACCCGATTGCAGTTTACCGCCAAAAAAACGATGCTCATCGCCCAGCAGTTATATGAGGGAATTGATCTCGGCCGCGAGGGCGCCGTAGGGCTTATTACCTATATGAGAACGGATTCGTTTCACATATCGGAACAGGCGATAACGTCCTGCCGGAAGCTGATTGCAGAGAGCTATGGAAACAATTACCTTCCGGAAAAACCGAACCTGCATGCCTCGGATAAAAAAGGCACTCAGGGCGCTCACGAGGCCATCCGTCCTACGACGGTTGAATACACACCTGAATCCATAAAGGACTCTTTAACGAAGGATCAATACAAACTGTATGAACTCATATGGAACCGGTTTATTGCCAGTCAGATGAAACCGGCGCTCTACGCAGTAACTGATGTTGAAATTGTGACGCAATCTGCAACAGACTCAGGAGATGACGCGAAGGCGCCTCCAAAGGAGTACCTGTTAAAAGCGAGAGGAAGGGAATTACTCTTCGATGGCCATACCCGTGTTTCAGGCCACGAAATGGAAAAGGATGAGCAGATACTCCCGACGCTGGAGAAAGACCAGAAGCTCGAATTACTGGCGGTTGTGCCTACCCAGCACTTTACCCAGCCGCCTCCCCGTTTTTCCGAGGCGTCTCTCGTGAAAACCCTGGAGAAGATGGGAATAGGAAGGCCCAGCACCTACGCTGCAATTATCTCCACGATACAGGACCGGGGATACGTCAAGCAGGAGAAACGCGCCTTTTACGCGACGGAACTGGGGATACTGGTTACCGAGAAACTCATTGAACATTTTGCAAAGATCATGGATGTAAAATTTACCTCGCACATGGAGGATGAACTGGACAAGATCGAAGATGAAAAGGTCGGGTGGCTGAAGGTGCTGAAGGAATTTTACGAACCGTTTAAAATTGA from Candidatus Brocadia sp. includes these protein-coding regions:
- a CDS encoding potassium-transporting ATPase subunit KdpA, with protein sequence MNWNSVIQVAIFLATVILLAKPLGTYMARVYEGKSAGLNVVLGPLERWIYRLSGIETETGMSWKGYAVAMMLFNGIGIVVVYTLQRLQAYLPLNPMSMPGVAPDLVFNTAVSFATNTNWQSYGGETTLTRLSQFEGYTTR
- a CDS encoding DUF4338 domain-containing protein, whose translation is MKPILFQYRSRKLHTDDIAFIKALIDSYFLKGRSYISRELCKSWNWVQPNGKLKEYAARDLLLRLEEQGLVALPGRIRPKNNLKPKIFDQIPLFVKSTLGGTITGYEIPTIQVVKDPQESYLWGYLLYHYHYLGCPRLVGEHVRHIVHIGNQVVACLGWASAAWKVKDRDRFIGWDETTKRTHLHLIASNVRFLIPPWVTVKHLASKVLSLALKRLSDDWEAVYGHPVYLAETFVDTARFQGTCYQAANWLRVGKTKGSAKRGNTYRYHGQTKELYLYPLEKNFRRLLAHDQG
- a CDS encoding IS1634 family transposase — its product is MFLREKTRTKDGKTHRYWSVVENRRVSGRRVVQRQVLYLGELNDNQRAGWIRTIEAVSGKEPKPRQLALFPDDREAMPIPDGETVRVRLDKIELRHPREWGASWLGLYVWNMLELDTFWRMRLPSSRKGTSWLNILKALVCYRLIDPGSEFRFHREWYVRSAIGDLLGEDYSLAQKDKAYRCLDLLLEHRDELFAYLKEKWGKLFGAKYDVLLYDLTSTYFESDPPPTGSGSKKRFGYSRDKRSDCVQVVVALVLTPEGFPVAYEVYPGNTRDAATLEEFLDRIEKQYGKFRRTWLMDRGIPTEEMLEKMRERGIDYLVGTPKGHLTRVEKPLLEQTWMRARESVRVKVLRQESEFYVYVESHDRVSKERAMRRRRLRRLWMGLRELRNRKALTRDDLLMHIGALKKEAGRDYRLVTISIPKPQEPVNENTFRFSLDREHLRQAYRREGRYLLRSNMQATAPETVWENYLLLTRIEQAFKDLKGSLSVRPLWHQLERRIEAHIFVSFLAFCLHTTLRNLARGRAGGLTSEAILEKLSGIQMIDVHLPTTDGRHIVMSRYTQPEKDVLLLLAQLGLTLPEQPPPKVYVSGQVGL
- a CDS encoding bifunctional riboflavin kinase/FAD synthetase — its product is METIYGVKTLTRKIPYPVATIGMFDGVHRGHKRIIEEVLHHALTKHGESVIITFNRHPKNVLENRPPSFITSLEHRLKLFSNLGVDHTVVIPFDKTFAHISAEDFIREIMVGWLGVKCIILGFNCRFGRDREGNIHLVRRLAATYGFEVYECPPAMYQGRVISSTAIRQAILNGELETAERMLGRPVSILGTVVRKSGRGKTLGYPTANLDLHHEVRPPRGVYGTKLCWAGHDYLALTNIGMRPTFAREPFTGEDERLEVEVHILDFHENIYGQNLEVQFLFKIRDEMPFTTSEELKSQIERDEEDLLKNARLHTIP
- the topA gene encoding type I DNA topoisomerase produces the protein MAKAKKNMVIVESPAKAKTIGKYLGSSFFVCSSMGHVRDLPEKKLSVDIENNFTPEYKIIPSRKKLISELLAGAKKADAIYLASDLDREGEAIAWHLTQALGIPDEKAKRVTFNEITKDAILEAFNHPSSINMAKVNAQQARRILDRIVGYQISPLLWKKISKGLSAGRVQSVAVRLIVEREREIRDFKPQEYWKITAELKTIAGEKPGDAKTFKAILQKLNNETIEIKNEPQATDIVSELQKAGYSVANVKKQTKRNNAPPPFTTSLLQQQASTRLQFTAKKTMLIAQQLYEGIDLGREGAVGLITYMRTDSFHISEQAITSCRKLIAESYGNNYLPEKPNLHASDKKGTQGAHEAIRPTTVEYTPESIKDSLTKDQYKLYELIWNRFIASQMKPALYAVTDVEIVTQSATDSGDDAKAPPKEYLLKARGRELLFDGHTRVSGHEMEKDEQILPTLEKDQKLELLAVVPTQHFTQPPPRFSEASLVKTLEKMGIGRPSTYAAIISTIQDRGYVKQEKRAFYATELGILVTEKLIEHFAKIMDVKFTSHMEDELDKIEDEKVGWLKVLKEFYEPFKIDLEKAVGEMKSVKGTPEESNQKCTLCGQPMVIRWGRHGKFLGCSGFPTCKSTLPLDEKGEPSPPETTDQKCEKCGSAMVVKTSRHGKFLACSAYPTCKNTKSLGGETTKVEPTDEKCEKCGSPMVIRSSKRGRFMGCSAYPKCRNLKSLPTGVKCPNEGCGGDLVQRRSKKGGIFFGCSKYPECDYIAKELPGTSDAIKDDSPG